From Variimorphobacter saccharofermentans, one genomic window encodes:
- a CDS encoding HIT family protein → MECVFCHKEKLVTDIIYEDELVMAFMDMEPINEGHVLLVPKSHYLDVDEIPDELLSHLMIISKKIVSALKEIYKPNGYSIMQNGGEFNDVGHYHLHIFPRYIRDGFGWTYGKETKNVNSEIAKRIKDRIN, encoded by the coding sequence ATGGAGTGTGTGTTTTGTCACAAAGAAAAATTAGTAACCGATATTATTTATGAAGATGAATTAGTAATGGCTTTTATGGATATGGAACCTATAAATGAAGGGCATGTATTACTTGTTCCCAAATCACATTATTTAGATGTTGATGAAATACCCGATGAACTTCTTTCGCATTTGATGATAATATCAAAGAAAATTGTATCTGCGTTGAAAGAGATATATAAACCTAATGGATATAGTATTATGCAAAATGGTGGAGAATTTAATGATGTTGGACATTATCATCTACATATTTTTCCAAGATATATAAGAGATGGTTTTGGTTGGACTTATGGTAAAGAAACAAAAAATGTAAATAGTGAAATTGCAAAAAGAATTAAAGATAGAATTAACTAA